A single region of the Thermodesulfatator indicus DSM 15286 genome encodes:
- a CDS encoding M20/M25/M40 family metallo-hydrolase, translating to MINEERLKQFFLELAHIESPSRREGAIARYLQEKFEALGAQCLFDDSAPRTGSEVGNLVVKLSPSSRARVFLAAHMDTVEPTDSPKIIFTNGVFKSDGRTICGADDKSAIAIFLELAHVIKENKLSFPVEFVFTTCEEIGLLGAKHLDYSLLSAPFGYALDSVDPLELINKAPEAIRFTIKVLGKAAHAGINPEAGINAIKIASEAIAGITLGRIDEETTANIGTIKGGKATNIVPAEVVVEGEVRSHNRETLKAQWQHIISSFEEAVKVYPRQEKDLPKIHYDKVKDYPLMYVSEKHPVIKTALKAANNLGQKLRISTTGGGSDANIFNDKGFPCVILGTGMKKVHTTEECLPFDEFLLAARLSLEILKEVGG from the coding sequence ATGATTAACGAAGAAAGGCTTAAGCAATTTTTTCTGGAGCTGGCCCACATAGAAAGCCCTTCGCGCCGCGAAGGGGCTATCGCCCGATATCTACAAGAAAAGTTTGAGGCCTTAGGAGCCCAGTGCCTTTTTGATGACTCGGCTCCTCGTACAGGCTCCGAGGTAGGAAATCTCGTAGTTAAGCTTAGCCCTTCGTCCAGGGCCAGAGTCTTTTTAGCCGCGCACATGGACACCGTTGAACCTACGGATTCTCCCAAGATCATCTTTACTAACGGGGTTTTTAAAAGCGATGGCCGCACCATCTGTGGTGCTGATGATAAAAGCGCTATCGCCATTTTTCTAGAGTTAGCCCACGTGATAAAAGAAAACAAGCTTTCCTTTCCCGTTGAATTTGTTTTTACCACCTGCGAGGAAATAGGCCTTTTAGGGGCCAAACACCTTGACTATAGCCTACTTTCAGCACCCTTTGGTTATGCCCTGGATAGCGTAGATCCATTAGAACTGATTAACAAAGCACCGGAGGCCATAAGATTTACCATCAAAGTTCTAGGTAAGGCCGCCCACGCCGGTATTAACCCTGAGGCTGGTATTAACGCCATAAAAATTGCCTCAGAGGCCATTGCGGGCATTACCCTTGGCCGTATAGATGAAGAGACTACCGCCAACATCGGCACTATTAAGGGTGGGAAGGCCACCAATATTGTCCCTGCAGAGGTAGTTGTTGAAGGTGAGGTAAGGAGCCATAATCGGGAAACACTTAAGGCCCAGTGGCAGCATATCATTTCAAGCTTTGAGGAGGCGGTTAAGGTCTATCCCAGACAGGAAAAAGATTTGCCAAAAATTCATTACGACAAAGTGAAAGATTATCCCCTTATGTATGTCAGCGAAAAACACCCGGTCATAAAAACAGCCCTTAAAGCGGCTAACAATTTAGGGCAAAAGCTTCGTATTTCTACCACCGGGGGTGGCTCTGACGCCAACATTTTTAACGACAAAGGTTTTCCCTGTGTCATCCTGGGCACCGGGATGAAAAAGGTCCACACCACCGAGGAATGTCTACCTTTTGACGAATTTTTATTGGCGGCTCGTCTTAGTCTCGAGATTCTGAAAGAGGTGGGAGGATAA
- a CDS encoding acylphosphatase, whose product MAKKRAHVYISGLVQGVWFRAYTKEEAEKLGLKGWVRNLPDGRVEAVFEGDEEAVEAMIKWCHKGSPMSRVEKVEVIEEPYTGEFDKFEIRY is encoded by the coding sequence ATGGCCAAAAAGCGTGCTCATGTCTATATTTCGGGGTTAGTCCAGGGGGTGTGGTTCAGGGCTTACACCAAAGAAGAAGCTGAAAAGCTCGGCCTTAAAGGCTGGGTGCGCAATCTCCCCGACGGCCGGGTGGAGGCGGTTTTTGAAGGCGATGAGGAGGCCGTAGAGGCCATGATAAAGTGGTGCCACAAGGGTTCACCTATGTCTCGGGTAGAAAAAGTCGAAGTTATAGAGGAACCCTACACTGGCGAGTTTGATAAGTTTGAGATAAGGTACTAG
- a CDS encoding DUF342 domain-containing protein, with protein sequence MSIHSDFPKEGLPVLNGDFLLYLSQDHQCVYLEAVVPKRDISPEEHQELVKLLKEKGVVYGLLHEPVWEGERLILARGKLPEHGEDASLEWLVEFEKETKEDEEQIDYREQKGIFCVRKGQEIAVKTPPTSGTPGVTVFGKEIPAKTGRDLTIKTNENVGFDPKSQTYFAKTSGVIKVFGQHLEIHPELYIHGDVDWDVGNIRFYGEKLIISGDVKRGFKVLVEGDLEILGNVEDETSIEVYGNLLIEGLVIGEKVKVFCAGQARIGAVEYSTLEIKKDLVVTDYLLGSKVKVGGDIFVTEGIGSIVGGEICARGNITAAILGSRANIETIIHAGYEEELDQKIKEVREKLAKIESNKAFLREALKKGINLLKLKKLTREQIKELEKIKLSFENLLLLEESYREELKKLFEKVLLFEKQAEVKALEQVFGGVKVIIGKEVLKVTKNLKACKFRLKSGKIAVFKVDG encoded by the coding sequence ATGAGCATCCATTCTGATTTCCCCAAAGAAGGACTACCTGTCCTAAACGGAGACTTTTTGCTCTATTTGAGCCAGGATCACCAGTGTGTCTATCTGGAGGCTGTTGTTCCCAAAAGGGACATAAGCCCTGAAGAACACCAAGAACTGGTAAAATTACTCAAAGAAAAAGGCGTAGTGTATGGCCTTCTTCACGAACCAGTGTGGGAAGGAGAAAGATTGATCCTTGCCAGAGGGAAGCTTCCCGAACACGGAGAAGATGCCTCTCTGGAATGGCTAGTAGAATTTGAAAAAGAAACTAAAGAAGACGAAGAGCAAATAGATTATCGTGAACAAAAGGGCATTTTTTGCGTAAGAAAGGGCCAGGAAATAGCCGTTAAAACACCTCCTACTTCTGGTACCCCAGGGGTTACAGTTTTCGGAAAAGAAATCCCCGCCAAAACCGGTAGAGACCTTACCATTAAAACTAACGAAAATGTAGGCTTTGACCCTAAAAGCCAGACATATTTTGCCAAAACCAGCGGAGTCATAAAGGTCTTCGGCCAACACCTAGAAATCCATCCCGAGCTATATATCCATGGCGATGTTGACTGGGATGTAGGAAATATTCGCTTCTACGGAGAAAAATTAATTATTTCAGGAGACGTAAAACGGGGCTTTAAAGTTTTAGTAGAAGGAGACTTAGAAATTCTCGGTAACGTAGAAGATGAAACCAGCATAGAAGTTTATGGAAATCTTTTAATCGAAGGGTTGGTTATAGGAGAAAAGGTTAAAGTTTTTTGCGCTGGCCAGGCCCGAATAGGCGCGGTTGAATATTCAACCCTTGAAATAAAAAAAGACCTGGTGGTAACCGATTATCTCCTTGGTAGTAAAGTAAAAGTTGGGGGGGATATTTTTGTTACCGAAGGCATTGGAAGCATTGTGGGTGGTGAGATTTGTGCACGAGGAAATATTACCGCCGCTATCCTGGGAAGCCGAGCAAATATAGAAACAATTATCCACGCTGGATACGAAGAAGAGCTTGATCAAAAAATAAAAGAAGTTCGAGAGAAGCTGGCTAAAATAGAAAGCAACAAGGCCTTTCTAAGAGAAGCCCTCAAAAAAGGTATTAACTTACTCAAACTTAAAAAACTTACTCGTGAACAAATAAAAGAATTAGAGAAAATAAAGCTCTCTTTTGAAAACCTATTATTACTTGAAGAAAGTTATCGGGAAGAGTTAAAAAAACTCTTTGAAAAAGTGTTGCTATTTGAAAAACAAGCCGAGGTAAAAGCCCTTGAACAGGTTTTTGGCGGCGTGAAAGTGATTATTGGAAAAGAAGTTTTGAAAGTTACTAAAAACCTCAAGGCCTGTAAGTTCAGGCTTAAAAGTGGGAAAATAGCTGTTTTTAAGGTCGATGGATAA
- a CDS encoding DUF190 domain-containing protein, giving the protein MNYKLLSIYIDEDEKGEKGLLYKEVLAFLTEKGIEGATVFKGVLGWGHDKIVHTVSILRASTGLPLKIEVIEKEEVIETLLPELQKIVHKGLITVTDIKVIHRP; this is encoded by the coding sequence ATGAATTACAAATTGCTTTCAATTTACATTGATGAAGACGAAAAAGGTGAAAAGGGCCTCTTGTATAAAGAAGTTTTGGCCTTTTTGACGGAAAAAGGAATAGAAGGCGCTACGGTTTTTAAAGGGGTATTGGGCTGGGGGCATGATAAAATTGTCCACACGGTGAGTATCCTGCGCGCTAGTACTGGCCTTCCTTTAAAAATTGAAGTTATTGAAAAAGAAGAGGTTATTGAAACCCTTTTGCCCGAGCTTCAAAAGATTGTTCACAAAGGCCTTATCACCGTTACTGACATAAAAGTTATCCATCGACCTTAA
- the crcB gene encoding fluoride efflux transporter CrcB, whose protein sequence is MKSYLLVGAGGFFGAIARYWVSGLALHFSTRFPLGTLVVNALGSFLLGFLMTLASEALLVSPEMRMFLAIGFLGAFTTFSTFAYETNSLLEGGQFFLAFLNVAISLSLGLIGVRLGIWAARTFLI, encoded by the coding sequence ATGAAGTCATATTTGTTAGTAGGTGCAGGTGGTTTTTTTGGAGCTATAGCCAGGTATTGGGTATCCGGCCTGGCCTTACATTTTTCCACTCGCTTTCCTTTGGGAACTTTAGTGGTAAATGCCCTTGGGTCATTTTTGTTGGGCTTTTTAATGACACTTGCCAGTGAGGCTCTTTTAGTCTCTCCTGAAATGCGCATGTTTTTGGCTATAGGGTTTCTTGGTGCTTTTACTACTTTTTCTACCTTTGCTTATGAAACCAATTCTTTACTTGAAGGTGGGCAGTTTTTTCTTGCTTTTTTAAATGTGGCCATAAGTTTAAGTTTAGGTTTAATTGGAGTAAGGCTTGGCATTTGGGCAGCCAGAACCTTTTTGATTTAA
- a CDS encoding ArnT family glycosyltransferase: MKTFFNSLFSPAGLILLVLLAGRISFIQLIGLNLSPDEAYYWDWSRHLAWGYYSKPPMIAWIIHVFTHVLGVSEYGIRVPAALFHTAYLAFVFYLGKLLFDEKVGFWAMVAAAASPLAAVYSFVMTIDPPLFAFWALALCLAWQAAESQKFKDFFFLGIVIGLGLLTKQTMIAFLVFFFVWLALSREKRSLLKSPKSYLVALIVFLMILPNLLWNAKHGWITFKHTSHHFEEEWLNFLGPLIFLGEQAGVITPIIFGLMLFVFALFLSKEKLRNNEKLLFLFVFSALPLALVLPLSLLRKVNANWPYPFYAAGFVMLSALVLRGSWGESQKRLVRGLFFAGIILGMLVMMATYQLARTPEIFPPKLQRLLYKFTDWRDFASWVQKERKNQELVITLRRDFASELAFYLPDRPHTYTFWQGYVKSQYDLWDGLHKRLGEDAILVLSSRSEAKRYASCFEKLVFLGQYKKNIFGKKRQSVIFKGYNLKMCPYLDKR; the protein is encoded by the coding sequence ATGAAAACTTTTTTTAATTCACTCTTTAGTCCGGCAGGTCTTATTTTACTGGTGCTTCTGGCTGGGCGTATTTCTTTTATCCAGCTAATAGGGCTTAATCTCTCTCCAGATGAGGCCTATTACTGGGATTGGTCACGGCATCTTGCCTGGGGTTATTACAGCAAGCCCCCGATGATAGCCTGGATTATTCACGTTTTTACCCATGTTTTGGGTGTAAGTGAATACGGTATCCGTGTGCCAGCGGCCCTTTTTCATACGGCTTATCTTGCCTTTGTTTTTTACCTGGGCAAACTCCTCTTTGACGAGAAAGTCGGCTTTTGGGCCATGGTGGCGGCAGCGGCAAGCCCGCTTGCAGCTGTCTATAGTTTTGTAATGACCATCGATCCGCCTCTTTTCGCCTTCTGGGCCCTGGCCCTTTGTCTGGCCTGGCAAGCAGCTGAAAGCCAAAAGTTTAAAGACTTTTTCTTCCTAGGCATAGTGATAGGGCTGGGATTACTCACCAAACAAACCATGATAGCCTTTCTGGTGTTCTTTTTTGTCTGGCTGGCTTTGAGCCGTGAGAAACGCTCCCTTTTAAAAAGCCCTAAATCCTATCTGGTGGCCTTAATAGTCTTTTTGATGATTCTTCCCAATCTACTCTGGAATGCCAAACACGGCTGGATTACTTTCAAACACACTTCTCACCACTTTGAAGAAGAATGGCTCAACTTTTTGGGGCCTCTTATCTTTCTTGGAGAACAAGCCGGCGTTATTACCCCTATAATTTTCGGGCTTATGCTTTTTGTCTTTGCCCTGTTTTTATCAAAAGAAAAATTGCGAAATAATGAAAAGCTTTTATTTCTCTTTGTGTTCTCCGCTTTACCTCTGGCACTGGTTTTGCCCCTTTCGCTTTTAAGAAAGGTAAATGCCAACTGGCCGTATCCTTTTTACGCCGCGGGCTTTGTGATGCTTTCTGCTTTGGTTTTGCGTGGGTCCTGGGGTGAGAGCCAAAAGCGCTTGGTGCGGGGCTTATTCTTCGCGGGCATAATTCTCGGAATGCTGGTAATGATGGCTACATATCAATTGGCCCGCACCCCAGAAATATTTCCACCAAAGCTTCAAAGGCTCCTTTATAAATTTACTGACTGGCGTGACTTTGCTAGCTGGGTCCAGAAAGAAAGAAAAAACCAGGAACTGGTTATTACCTTGCGAAGGGATTTTGCCTCTGAGCTTGCGTTTTACCTACCTGATAGGCCTCACACCTATACCTTCTGGCAAGGATATGTAAAAAGTCAGTACGATCTGTGGGATGGCCTTCACAAAAGGCTTGGTGAAGATGCTATTTTGGTTCTTTCTTCACGGTCTGAGGCTAAAAGGTACGCTTCCTGTTTTGAAAAATTAGTTTTTCTCGGCCAATATAAAAAAAATATATTTGGCAAAAAACGACAATCTGTTATTTTTAAAGGATACAATTTAAAAATGTGTCCTTACCTGGATAAAAGATGA
- a CDS encoding phosphatase PAP2 family protein: MAAPHLNILKLLANLDKDLFFWLNHQRHPVLDVLMPYISLEKLIYAFFLFFGAILVCQFRWRGLLAALLTWLAVLGTDFTCGQVLKPHFQRQRPLAVHSNVYVYDYGQKKWHLTKEPRGASKSYSLPSCHAANVACAATIFAALFPRISLLFWLFALAVAYSRIYLGVHYPFDVAIGFLIGYLFGTAGKIPVLRVLRE; encoded by the coding sequence ATGGCTGCTCCTCATTTGAATATACTCAAGCTTTTAGCTAACCTTGATAAAGACCTATTTTTCTGGCTGAATCACCAGCGTCATCCAGTCCTTGACGTTTTAATGCCTTACATAAGTCTGGAAAAGCTTATTTACGCCTTTTTCCTGTTTTTCGGGGCCATCCTTGTCTGCCAATTCCGCTGGCGAGGGCTTTTGGCTGCCCTTCTCACCTGGCTAGCGGTTTTAGGCACGGACTTTACCTGCGGTCAGGTGTTAAAACCTCACTTTCAGCGTCAGAGGCCTTTGGCAGTGCATTCTAATGTCTATGTTTATGACTACGGCCAAAAAAAGTGGCATTTAACCAAAGAGCCGAGAGGTGCGTCAAAGAGTTATTCACTGCCATCGTGTCATGCGGCTAACGTGGCCTGTGCCGCTACTATTTTTGCCGCTCTTTTCCCCAGAATATCCTTGCTTTTCTGGCTTTTTGCCCTGGCAGTGGCCTATTCCCGAATATATCTGGGTGTTCATTATCCCTTTGATGTTGCCATTGGTTTCCTTATAGGCTATCTCTTCGGAACAGCAGGAAAAATACCTGTGCTACGTGTTTTGCGAGAATGA